The nucleotide sequence GGACGACGCCGCTGCCCTCGCCTTTGCTGTTCGATCGCCGCCGCCGCCAGCTCGTGCGGGTGGAAAATCCTTTTTATCAAACCTGGGTGGATACCCTTGCCTGGGACGGCCGGAGCCGGATCGTAATGAAAATCGTCCTGCGAGAAAAATCGTGAACCTCGAGAAAACAGACAGACACGGCCGGCATGGCGCGGGTGTGCTCCTGCTGTCCGCTGCCGTGGTGTTGCTCACCTGGATCGGTGAAGCAGCCGGTCAGGCAGCTGCCCTGCCGGCGCTGGAAGCAGAGCTCAAAGCCTTCGCATATGAACGGGTGCTGACCAACGGCCGTGCCACTCTGGCACAGGAAGCGCTGTCGCTTGTCGATCGTCTGCGTGTGTTGGAGTACATGCTCAATGCCGCCTATGCGCTGCAGGATACCGTTCAGGCCCGCCGGCTGGCGGATGATATGGTGGCGCTTTCACCCACCTTTGAGCCGGATGCCAGAATCACTTCACCCAAAATCATCGAATTCTATGCGCACAGCCGGCGCCGGGCTGCGCGCCAGCCCCACGGCCGTGCACTACCACAGGATTCCAGCCAGGTGATGTGGTCGCAACCGCGAGTGGCATTGCGGACGGAGTACCTGCTCGCCTCGCTGGTGCTCCCCGGCAGTGGTCATCTGCTCGCCAGGCACAACAAAAAAGGTTTGGTGTTCTCTGCCGCCTCATTGGCGGTGCTCGGCGGCATTCTCCATTATGCCAGGCAGACCCGTGTGCGCGAGCGGGAGTATTTGCGCGCCACCGGCGAAGCCGATTATGACCGCCTTTATGCCAGGTACAATGCCGCCTACAAACGGCGTAACGCCCTCATGGCGGGATACGGACTGCTCAGTGTCTTGGCCCTGTACGACCTGCACTCCCGCGCAAATCGGAGTGTCGCAGTTGCTCTCGCTTATGAGCCCTCGGCGCCACAGCTCCTGCTGCACCTCAACAAGAGCTGGTGAGATTGGAATCTTTTTCGCCACTATGCATTTTTTGCGTAGGTCGAAACACACGCGCGGTCGGAAATCAGTTTTCCCAGGCTGATGCTGCCTGCAGTGAACCATATGGCAGTCAATCACTTACACTGATGGCATGTTGTCTCGCATTGTTTTGGGCCCGCCGGCACGGTTGTTGAGATTGTATGCTTGGTTCGTGCCGGCCAGTTGAAGCGAGCTCTTCTCCAACGCAATATCTTGCCGCCCCGCCATGAACAACGATGGCGGCAATGCAATTTGCCCCGGCCGGTCAGAGAGTGCCATTGGGCACGCGGATGATTCTGAGAGAAAAATGGATAAACTTCATTTCATGGAGGACGACATGCAAATGCGAAGACAATTGCGATGGTGTGGGCTGCTGCTGCTGCTGGCAATCTGGCCGGCCTCGGCGCAGGTGCTGCCGCGCCTCTCGGGGCATGTCATGGTGGCAGCGGACAGCACGCCCGTGCCGAATTTCCCCCTGCTCCTTTTGCGTGAGGGCCCAGGACCCGGCCCCGGCAGGTATGCCGCCATAACCGACAGCGCAGGTTACTATTCCACTTTGCTGGCACCGGGAACCTACATGCTCTCCACCGTCGATACCGCTTTTTTCAAACCAGTGACGATTCCCCACATCAAAGTCGATCTCGGCCAGCATGTCATTGTCGACGTGCAACTGGTGCGGCAGGATTTGAATGCCGTCATCAGCGGTAACGTATCTCTGGCGGGCCGGGGCGTCGCCGGCGTTGAACTCTTTCTCTACAAGATCAACAGCACCACCCCGCCATACCAGGGCCAAGACTGGGATCCCAAGGCCGCCGTCTACCGTGACACCACCGATGACCAGGGCAATTTCAGTGTCAAAGTGGTGCCGGGGAGTTACTTCATCTTCCTGCGCGGCACGGATGATTATCTGCCCTTCTGGAGCTCGCCGATTTTTGTCGGCGCAGGCGACACTGCCAATGTGAGAATCGAACTCACTCCCCGTCCCCTGTTCAAGACAATTGCCGGCCGGGTGAGCAACAGCGGGGACTACAAGTGGGTCGTGGTTACTGCGCACTCGCTGACCACCGGGATCATCTCGGCGGATCGCCCCGCCGCCGATGGCAGCTACCAACTCAAAGCCCCGCCCGGCAAGTATATCGTGCGTTGTGATGCTTATCTGGATGGAACGCTTTACACCGTTTATTATGACGGCGTGACCTCACCGCAGCAGGCGACTCCGGTGGACATCACCATCAATGACGCCACCGGTATCGACTTTCGCCTGCCGCCTGTCGGCGCGCTGGCCGCCTTCACCATCTCCGGACAGGTGGTGGAAGAAGGCTCAGGCGCTCCGCTGGCCGGTGCCTTTGTCACGTTCATCGGCTACAACGTTCATTATGGCGACAGTCTGGCGAGCCGGCATGTCGTGCGCACCGATGGCAACGGCAACTATTCCTTCACCGGCTACACCTTTTTCGATCAGGTTCCCCTGATCGGCTCGGCTTATCAGGACGGCTATTTCCTGGAATTCTACGACAACCAGCCCAGCTTCCTGACCGCCACCCCGATCGTCGTCAAAGCCGGCGAAAACCTCACCGGCATCAATTTTTCACTCACCAGGATCATTGCCCAACCCGGTTACAGCATTTCCGGAAAAGTGCAGGGAGAGGACGGCCGGCCGTTTTCCTGTGGCGTAGTGATCGCTTATTCCACCGCCGGCGTGAAATTCGCCAGCACGGATGACACCGGCTTCTACAAGATCGAGGGTTTCCCCGCGGGCACCCACGTGATTCTGCAGGCGTGGGGCGCACCCGCCTACCTGCCGGAGTTCTATGACAATAAATTCTCGTTCCGGGAAGCCGATGTGCTGGTGATGAACGGGGATAAAAGCGGCATCGATTTCGTGCTGGCCAAACGCAACCGGCAGACCGTGCTGGGCTGGTTGCGTGGTATGGTGTGGCTCCCCGGCCGCCCGAAGGCGGCGGGGCAGGGAATGGGGGCAACTGTTTATGTGAGGAAAAACGGGTCGGCTGACTGGTTTGCCGCCGCTTATGCCGATGCCGATGGCGCATTCGAGCTGCCCATCGAAACCTACGGCCAGTATGAGATCCGGGTCACGTCCATGGGCTACAACGATGCCACGCGCGTCGTTGAAGTCGACGAGTCCACCGGCTTGTTCCGCAGCGGGCTGGAGATCAGCCTGGTGCCGACGGGTGTGACCGAGGACGGCAACGCCGGGGTGATCCGCAGCCATCGTTTGCAGCAGGCCTATCCGAATCCCTTCAAACCTGTCACCACCATCACCGTTGAGATGGCACGCCGCGAAAGCGCCACAGTGACGATCTACAACGTGATGGGACAAAAGGTGGCGACGCTGCATCACGGCTTGCTGCCGCAGGGGAGCACCCGGTTTCAGTGGCAGGGCCGCGATGATGCCGGCCGTGCCGTCGCACCCGGTTTGTATTTCTTCCGGCTGACCACTGCTGATGGCATGCAAACCAGGGCAGTCGTGTTGCTCCAGTAGAAGCGTGTCTGCACATGAGGGTGTCCGCCCGTGGACATCGCAGTGCATATCTGCCGCAGCCCCGGCAACTCTTCAAACCGGGGCTGCTTTGGTTTTTTCTCCGCGCGGCACAGTTTGCAGCGTGCCTTCTGTTGAGCCTGAATGGAGGAGCTATGAATGCAAGACAGTTGCTGTTTGGTCTCATGATCGCAGGTGCCGGCGCCCAGGCACAACCGGCGGTTCAGGAAGCATGGGTGAGGCATTTCCTGCCTGTGGCACCACAGAAAGCCGTTTTTGCGGAAGCCCTTGCCGTGGATCAGGCCGGCCACGTCATCGTCGGCGGCATCGCACTCAAAGCAAATCTGACCACCGACTATCTCACTCTGGGATATGACGGTGGCGGCAGCCGGCTTTGGGTGCAGGGCTTCAACAGCACTTATGACAAGGATGATGATCTGGAAGCGCTGGCCGTTGATGCCGCCGGCAACATCCATGTCACCGGCGAAAGCGAGGGCAAAGGCGAGTTCACCGATTTTCTCACCCTCAAACTCAACCATGCCGGCGAGCAGCAGTGGCTGGCGCGTTATGACGGGCCGGCGCAGCGGGAAGATGATGGCAACGCCATTGCCGTGGATGCCAGCGGCAATGTTTATGTCACCGGCGCCAGCATGAACAGCGGCAACTTTCCCACGACGGATTATGCCACGGTCAAATACAACGCCCGCGGCGAACAACAGTGGGTGGCGCGTTACAACGGGCCGGGCAATGATTTCGACGAGGCCAATGCCATTGCCGTGGATGCCCAGGGCAACGTTTATGTGACCGGCATGAGCCGCGCCACTGCAGGGCCGCGCGGCACAACGGATTTTGCCACCGTCAAGTACAGCCCGGCGGGCGAACAACAGTGGGTGGCGCGCTACAACGGGCCGGGTAATGGCGACGACATCGCTGTCGCCCTGGCGCTCGATGCCGCCGGTAATGTTTATGTCACCGGTGCCAGTGTCGGGGCCTCAACCGCCTTCGATTTTGCGACGGTGAAATACAATCCCGGAGGACAGCAGCTTTGGGTCAAGCGCTACAATGGCGTGGACAATGGCGAAGACCAACCCAGCGCCCTGGTGCTTGCTGCGGATGGCGGGGTTTGCGTGACCGGCACGGCCAATGGCTCGCGCTTCAACACCAAACGGGATTACGCCACCGTCAAATACGCCGCCGATGGCACCGAGCAATGGGTGCAAATCTATGATGGCCCCGGCAAGGACTGGGATGAAGCCCGCGCCCTGGCTGTGGATGCGGCCGGTAACTTCTACGTGACCGGGCAGAGCGCCGGCGATGAGACCACCGGTGCCGACTATGCCACCGTGAAATACAGCAGCACCGGTCAGGAGCTGTGGGTGGCGCGCTATTCCAGCTCCGGTAAACAAGCTGATGGCGCGGCAGATGTTGCCGTTGATGCCGCCGGCAATGTCTATGTCACCGGAACCACCCAGGCCGGCGGCGACGCCAGCGCGATTACCACGATCAAATACCTCCAGGCGGCCGTGACTGCGCCGCCGCGTCTGTCCCGGCCGGCAAATGGCGCCAGCGATCAACCGGTGACCCTGACTTTGCAATGGTATCCTCTCGCCGGTGCCAAGGGTTACCGCCTGCAGTTGGCGCGCGATCCGCTCTTTGCCACCTTCCTGCTCGATGAGGTAGTGGCCGATACTTTCAAGAATGTCGGCCCGCTGGAGAATGGCCGCACGCACTACTGGCGGGTGGCCGCCAAACATGGCGACGACACGGAAACAGCCTTCTCTGAAGTCTGGCAATTCACCACCATTCCAACAGCACCTGCAGCACCCGCCTTGCTTGCCCCACCCAATGGTGCGAAAGATCTGACCATGCCGGTTACCCTGTCCTGGGAAAAGGTCGAGGGCGCTGCAACCTATCACTTGCAAGTGGCCACGGATTCGGCATTCACCACGCTGGCGGTCGAACAGGAAAAATTCACCGCCACGACGGTGAAACTGACGACGCTCACGGCCGGCACCACGTACTACTGGCGGGTGGCCGCCAGCAATGCCGGAGGCACCAGTCCCTGGTCGGCAAGCTGGAGTTTCACCACGACTGCGGTTTCGCCCGGCACCTTCAGCATCTCCGGCAAGACCCTCTATTGCTCGAGCGGCGCGCCGGTGGCCGGGGTTGCACTCGCCTTGTCGGGAGGAGCCACGCTCAGCGACACAAGTGATGCCAATGGGGATTATGCCTTTGCGAACCTGGGCGGCGGTCTGGATTATCGCGTCACGCCCGCCAAGTCCGGCGATTTCGATGCCGCTGCGATCAGTTGCTATGATGCCGCGCTCATCGCGCGTTTCGCACTCGGTCTGAAGCCGGCTGGCTCCTGCGACTCGCTGGCCGCCGATGTCGATGAAAACGGCGCGATTCGGCTCTTTGACGCGGCACTGACCTGTCGCTATGCCCTCGGGTTGCCGCCTTTCGGCACCGCCGTCTCCCATGTGGGCGAGTGGCGCTTCCGGCCGGTGGAACGCAAATATTCCGCGCTGGCTGCCGATCAGAGCAACCAGGATTTTGCCGCCACTCTGCTGGGCGAGGTGGATGGCAATTGGAAGCCGGCACCGGACAATCCCAACCTGATGACGCGAGTGGCAGTCTATCCCTACCTCCCCGATTTGATGGTTCGCACCGGCGAAAGGGTGCACCTTCCGCTGATGGTGACGGAGCGCACGGAGGTGCTGGCGGTGGATGTGGAATTTTCTTATGATCCTGCGGTGCTGCAATTTGTGGAAGTGAAGCGGGCGGGCTTGAGCGGGAAGTTCGATCTGTTGGTCAATTCCGAAGCCGGCCGGCTGCGGGTGGGAGCTTACGCGGCGCAAGCGGAAAGCCGCACCGGCGAGCTGCTGACGTTGTGCTTCCAGGTTGTCGGCAGGGAAGGTGAGCAAAGCCCGCTGCGGCTGTCGCGTTACCAGGTGAATGCCGGCACGCTGCAGCGCGCGGAAGCGAGTTTGCTGGTGGGAGCTGCTGGTGCAACCACACCGAGACAATTTGCTCTCGGGCAGAATTATCCCAACCCCTTCAATCCCGAAACGCTGATTCGTTTCGACCTGCCCGGCAATGCCGGCACCATGCTCAAGGTCCGGCTTGCCGTCTACAATCTCGCAGGACAGTTGGTGGCCGTGCTGGTCGATCAGGAGAAACCAGCCGGCTCCCATCAAGTCAAATGGGATGGTCGCGACCAGGCCGGTGTTGCGGTTCCCTCCGGTGCTTATTTCTACAAATTGGTGGCGGGAGATTTCGAAGCAACCCGGAAAATGGCGGTGATTCGTTGAACCGTGCCCCGGTCTGAAGACAGGCGAAGAGGGGTGAAACACTCACCCCTCCTTCTTTTCCAACTCATCTCGTTTGCTCACGCATAACCCATGAAGTCTGTCAAACTTCTCGTCTGCTGCTGTCTGCCATTGTTGCTGAATGTGCCGGCAGCATGGCCGCAACCCATCGAGGTGCGGCTGCCCGCCAAATTGGTGGCCAGCCGTGGCGATACCATCATCGTGCCGGTCACGGTTGGCAATCTCACCGACCGTCTGGTCATTGCCTATCAAGCGACCATTACCTTTGACGGCAGCGTGCTCGCAGCGGTCTCCGCCTCCAGTGCCGGTACTCTTTCCGAGTCGTTCGGCGATCCCCTTTTCAACAACTCGCTGCCCGGCCAGATCAAAGTCGGCAGTTTCGGCGCCCTTCCGTTGAGCGGCGCCGGCGTTCTGGTGAATCTCGTATTCACTGTCGTGGGCGCGCCCGGCGACAGCACCGCGCTCACCTTTGCGGAGTTCCTGTTCAATTCCGGCGATCCGCCCGCCGTCACCTACAACGGCAGCTTGTTCATTCCCGCGGTGACGGGGCTGGCCTCGCCGACAGGCCTGCCACGCCATTTCATGCTCTCACAAAACTCGCCCAATCCCTTCGTTTCCACCACGCAGATCGCGCTGGAGCTGCCCGCTGCCGCGCCCGCGCCGGTGGCGCTGCGCGTCTTCAACCTGCAAGGCCAGCTCGTCGTCACCCTGTTTGCAGGCGCGCTGCCACCGGGCCGGTACCTGGTCACATGGGACGGCCGTGATTCGTTCGATCAACCCGTTGCCGCGGGAATCTACCTCTATCAGCTCATCGCCGGCACGCGCGTGGAGACCCGTCGCCTGCTGCTGGCGCGTTGAATCAGACGCGCGGGTGGCAAACTGCACAGTCGCCGTGGCTTGACACAACAGATAAATTCGCGCCGGGCCTCACCCGATGGAAGCTGCTCCAGTAGTCTTCGCTCTGCCGCAGGCCCGTGGGCATGTCCACCCGCGGCAGGCCGGGTTCGTGTAACTGGCGGTAGCCCGCTTCGCCCGGAATGACCAGGAGATGTCATGGCTGGCGTTGCAATTGAACGGCGCGCCCCAGCGCGTGTCGGGCCTGGTCGCGAGGCCGCGCACGTCGGAATAGCCAGAATCGTTGATCATCAGCACCTTGGTGAGATTGTCCTGCTCGGCAGGCATGGCGGTGATCACCGTGGCTTCGCGGCTGGCATCTGCCATCCGAAGTTGCCCAAGCGCGGGAGTTTGCCCTTGATTTTATGGCTATTCCTCCTATCTTTGGAGCGCCAGTATACCATGCAGGCCGTTTGACCTCGCTCTCGTGCCGACTGCGGCCGGTGAGGTGAATATGTGCAGCCGTCCAAATCAAGCAGGGCGGGTGACAGCCCGGCCTTCTCCATCGATCATCAGACGGTGATCGCCAGAGAAGTGCGGGCTTTTTTGCTTTGATGGGGACAATGCCGGTGTCAAGGTCGCGAAGCTTCTGCCGCCGCCGGTGACCTGATCCCTGCGGAATCAACCGGTGGACGCGAGGTATTCACCCGACGCAGGAAAAACGGGAAATCATCCTGCCTCATTCCTTTTCGTGCCGGGAACTGCAATGCGCCAGGAACATGACCAGCGCAGTGGCATGATGACTGTCCCCTGAATCAGCATGAGCTGCGGATGATGCCCGCCGTCTGCGGGGCGGGAGTGAGCTTTGCAGGTGAGTTTTGCACAAAATGCAGAATCATGCACGAGGCTGGCGGTGCAAAGTGGGTGGCTGCCTGCTGCAGGCGGCGTCATGTCCGTTGCAGCAGGGAAAGACAAGAGCCGGTGTGATCGGATAACCTGAATTTTGCATGCTGGCTTGCTGTTGCCCGGAAGCGATGGCGTGCTCACAAAACGCCATCAGTTATTCCGTTCGAGGTCAAGCAAGACTTTTCCGAATGTGGAGCGGTCCCGACTTCGAAATTCGACCGTTTGCCGAAAGCGTCACGTTTTTTTCTCCCATGAAAATGGACTCCCACGAAATGTTTTTTCCCGTGAGCGCGCCGCTTTCGTGGGAGGATTTTCGTGTTTGATCCTGATACCTCTGGTTGAATCGCGGTTGTGCTATAAACAGCGCATCCCGAGCGAGGCTGCCGGGTGTGCCCCCTCTCATCTCGAAGCAGCGCCCAGAAACAGCGCCAGCGGAGCGAACTGTTTATAGCTGCGCCCCATCCCTCAAATGCAAGCTCCAGAGGAGCGGCCTGTCGAATTTTTCATGATCTGGCACAGTTTTTTGAGGAGAACCAGCCGGGTCGCTTCTGCCGGAGCTGAGCGCACGTTTGTCTGCAAAATTTTTTAGGTATCACCCCCGTGGGTGGTTGGGCCGTCGCGATCAAAGCGGCGTTTCTCGCGCAGGAGAACAATCGGGGTGCAAAATTCAGGTATAAAAAAACTTCCGCGGTTGTTTCGGCGGAGAATCTGCAATGCGACAGTCGCTGTTTCACGTTGGCAGTTTTGCCCGCCTGTATCACGAGCCGTTCAGCAGCGTGGACCGCTGGTTTGCCCTGCTGCGGATTCTGGTGATTGCCGGTGGTTTCGCATGGCTGGAGATGGCCACCATTGCCCGGCCGCAACGCGACTACCTCCTGTGGAATTTTGTCTTCTTCCTGCTCTACAGTGCCGCACTCTATGTTTTCATCCTGCATTTTCCGCGGCATCTGCGCACCCTCTATCTCGTCGCCCTGCTGCTCGATCTGATTTTTCTCTACTGGCTGGTGCGGTACAGCGGCGGCCTGCAAAGCGATTTCATGCTGGCTTTTTCTCTGCTGATTGCATTGCACTCCTTTTATTTCGGCCTGCCTCTCGGCTTGGCGGTTGTGCTGGCTTCGAGTTGCGTTTATTTGCTGGCGGGAAAATTCGACTTCGCCGCCCTGCCGGCGTCACAGCTTGGCCTGCGCCTGGCCTTTTTTCTCCTGATCGCCGTGTCGATGGCCATGCTCTCCCGCAAGGAACAGAGTGACCGTGTGCGCATCGAGAAGCTGAACACGGAATTGGAGCGGCGCCGTTTCGAGCTGCAAACCGAAAAGGAAA is from candidate division KSB1 bacterium and encodes:
- a CDS encoding T9SS type A sorting domain-containing protein — protein: MQMRRQLRWCGLLLLLAIWPASAQVLPRLSGHVMVAADSTPVPNFPLLLLREGPGPGPGRYAAITDSAGYYSTLLAPGTYMLSTVDTAFFKPVTIPHIKVDLGQHVIVDVQLVRQDLNAVISGNVSLAGRGVAGVELFLYKINSTTPPYQGQDWDPKAAVYRDTTDDQGNFSVKVVPGSYFIFLRGTDDYLPFWSSPIFVGAGDTANVRIELTPRPLFKTIAGRVSNSGDYKWVVVTAHSLTTGIISADRPAADGSYQLKAPPGKYIVRCDAYLDGTLYTVYYDGVTSPQQATPVDITINDATGIDFRLPPVGALAAFTISGQVVEEGSGAPLAGAFVTFIGYNVHYGDSLASRHVVRTDGNGNYSFTGYTFFDQVPLIGSAYQDGYFLEFYDNQPSFLTATPIVVKAGENLTGINFSLTRIIAQPGYSISGKVQGEDGRPFSCGVVIAYSTAGVKFASTDDTGFYKIEGFPAGTHVILQAWGAPAYLPEFYDNKFSFREADVLVMNGDKSGIDFVLAKRNRQTVLGWLRGMVWLPGRPKAAGQGMGATVYVRKNGSADWFAAAYADADGAFELPIETYGQYEIRVTSMGYNDATRVVEVDESTGLFRSGLEISLVPTGVTEDGNAGVIRSHRLQQAYPNPFKPVTTITVEMARRESATVTIYNVMGQKVATLHHGLLPQGSTRFQWQGRDDAGRAVAPGLYFFRLTTADGMQTRAVVLLQ
- a CDS encoding SBBP repeat-containing protein, which translates into the protein MNARQLLFGLMIAGAGAQAQPAVQEAWVRHFLPVAPQKAVFAEALAVDQAGHVIVGGIALKANLTTDYLTLGYDGGGSRLWVQGFNSTYDKDDDLEALAVDAAGNIHVTGESEGKGEFTDFLTLKLNHAGEQQWLARYDGPAQREDDGNAIAVDASGNVYVTGASMNSGNFPTTDYATVKYNARGEQQWVARYNGPGNDFDEANAIAVDAQGNVYVTGMSRATAGPRGTTDFATVKYSPAGEQQWVARYNGPGNGDDIAVALALDAAGNVYVTGASVGASTAFDFATVKYNPGGQQLWVKRYNGVDNGEDQPSALVLAADGGVCVTGTANGSRFNTKRDYATVKYAADGTEQWVQIYDGPGKDWDEARALAVDAAGNFYVTGQSAGDETTGADYATVKYSSTGQELWVARYSSSGKQADGAADVAVDAAGNVYVTGTTQAGGDASAITTIKYLQAAVTAPPRLSRPANGASDQPVTLTLQWYPLAGAKGYRLQLARDPLFATFLLDEVVADTFKNVGPLENGRTHYWRVAAKHGDDTETAFSEVWQFTTIPTAPAAPALLAPPNGAKDLTMPVTLSWEKVEGAATYHLQVATDSAFTTLAVEQEKFTATTVKLTTLTAGTTYYWRVAASNAGGTSPWSASWSFTTTAVSPGTFSISGKTLYCSSGAPVAGVALALSGGATLSDTSDANGDYAFANLGGGLDYRVTPAKSGDFDAAAISCYDAALIARFALGLKPAGSCDSLAADVDENGAIRLFDAALTCRYALGLPPFGTAVSHVGEWRFRPVERKYSALAADQSNQDFAATLLGEVDGNWKPAPDNPNLMTRVAVYPYLPDLMVRTGERVHLPLMVTERTEVLAVDVEFSYDPAVLQFVEVKRAGLSGKFDLLVNSEAGRLRVGAYAAQAESRTGELLTLCFQVVGREGEQSPLRLSRYQVNAGTLQRAEASLLVGAAGATTPRQFALGQNYPNPFNPETLIRFDLPGNAGTMLKVRLAVYNLAGQLVAVLVDQEKPAGSHQVKWDGRDQAGVAVPSGAYFYKLVAGDFEATRKMAVIR
- a CDS encoding cohesin domain-containing protein, whose protein sequence is MKSVKLLVCCCLPLLLNVPAAWPQPIEVRLPAKLVASRGDTIIVPVTVGNLTDRLVIAYQATITFDGSVLAAVSASSAGTLSESFGDPLFNNSLPGQIKVGSFGALPLSGAGVLVNLVFTVVGAPGDSTALTFAEFLFNSGDPPAVTYNGSLFIPAVTGLASPTGLPRHFMLSQNSPNPFVSTTQIALELPAAAPAPVALRVFNLQGQLVVTLFAGALPPGRYLVTWDGRDSFDQPVAAGIYLYQLIAGTRVETRRLLLAR